One Lacunisphaera limnophila DNA window includes the following coding sequences:
- the uvrB gene encoding excinuclease ABC subunit UvrB: MPLFKLHSDYQPTGDQPQAIQALVESLRAGNRHQTLLGVTGSGKTFTMANVIAQLDQPALIISHNKTLAAQLYSEFKAFFPENAVEYFVSYYDYYQPEAYVPSSDTFIEKDSSINEEIERLRIATTSSLVSRRDVIVVASVSCIYGLGSPEEFFAMRIGLQRGATLNRNKFLERLVDNLYERNDYDLKRGAFRVRGDTVDVMPAYLEHGLRVEFFGDEIEALTEFEPVSGAVLRKIDQFDLYPANQYVTSRGKLDVALGRIKAELEERVAFFEQKQQYLEAQRVRMRTTYDLEMLQEMGFCSGIENYSLHLTGRQRGDRPFCLVDFFPKDFLTLVDESHVSIPQIGGMFNGDLARKSTLVNFGFRLPSALDNRPQSFAEFQQITGQTVYVSATPAPFELGLSTVIAEQVIRPTGLLDPEITIRPTKGQVEDLIGEVRLAVEQGERVLVTTLTKRLSEDLTSYMRDAKVRVEYLHSDIDALERVEILRNLRKGNFDVLIGINLLREGLDLPEVALVAVLDADKEGFLRSATSLMQTAGRAARHEKGRVIFYADKITDSIQRTMEEVTRRRAKQLAYNQEHGITPRSVKRGVQASLHTYDGTGTDLNTEAVAESADDVAAVIAELEDDMQVAANKLEFERAALLRDQINALKSGDYKSTGKKQAGYGRKGKKKGK, from the coding sequence ATGCCCTTGTTCAAACTTCATTCCGACTACCAGCCCACCGGGGACCAGCCGCAGGCGATCCAGGCGCTGGTGGAGTCGTTGCGGGCGGGCAACCGGCACCAGACGCTGCTGGGCGTCACGGGCTCGGGCAAGACCTTCACCATGGCGAACGTGATCGCGCAGCTGGACCAGCCGGCGCTGATCATCTCGCACAACAAGACGCTCGCGGCGCAGCTCTACTCGGAGTTCAAGGCCTTCTTCCCGGAGAACGCGGTCGAGTACTTCGTCAGCTACTACGACTACTACCAGCCCGAGGCCTACGTGCCTTCGAGCGACACCTTCATTGAGAAGGACTCGTCCATCAACGAGGAGATCGAGCGCCTGCGCATTGCCACGACCAGCTCGCTGGTGAGCCGGCGGGACGTGATCGTGGTGGCCAGCGTCTCGTGCATCTACGGGCTGGGTTCGCCCGAGGAATTTTTCGCGATGCGCATCGGCCTGCAGCGGGGCGCCACGCTGAACCGCAACAAGTTCCTCGAGCGGCTGGTGGACAATCTGTACGAGCGGAACGACTATGACCTGAAGCGCGGCGCCTTTCGGGTGCGTGGCGACACGGTGGACGTGATGCCGGCCTACCTGGAGCACGGGCTGCGGGTGGAGTTTTTCGGCGACGAGATCGAGGCGCTGACCGAGTTCGAGCCGGTGAGCGGCGCGGTGCTGCGCAAGATCGACCAATTCGACCTCTACCCGGCGAACCAGTATGTGACCTCGCGCGGCAAGCTGGACGTCGCCCTCGGCCGGATCAAGGCCGAGCTGGAGGAGCGCGTAGCCTTCTTCGAGCAGAAGCAGCAGTACCTCGAGGCGCAGCGCGTGCGGATGCGCACGACCTACGACCTCGAGATGCTGCAGGAGATGGGCTTTTGCAGCGGCATCGAGAACTACTCCCTGCATCTGACCGGGCGGCAGCGGGGCGACCGGCCGTTCTGCCTCGTGGACTTTTTCCCGAAGGATTTCCTGACGCTCGTGGACGAGAGCCATGTGTCGATCCCGCAGATCGGCGGCATGTTCAACGGCGACCTCGCGCGCAAGTCGACGCTGGTGAATTTCGGTTTCCGCCTGCCCTCGGCGCTGGACAACCGGCCGCAGAGCTTCGCCGAATTTCAGCAGATCACGGGTCAGACCGTCTACGTGTCGGCGACGCCGGCGCCCTTTGAGCTGGGGTTGTCCACGGTGATCGCCGAGCAGGTGATCCGGCCGACGGGCCTGCTGGACCCGGAGATCACGATCCGGCCCACCAAGGGCCAGGTGGAGGACCTGATCGGCGAGGTGCGCCTCGCGGTCGAGCAAGGAGAACGTGTGCTGGTGACCACGCTCACCAAACGCTTGTCCGAGGATCTGACCTCCTACATGCGCGACGCCAAGGTCCGGGTGGAATACCTGCATTCCGACATCGACGCCCTCGAGCGGGTCGAGATCCTGCGCAATCTGCGCAAGGGCAACTTCGATGTGCTGATCGGCATCAACCTGCTGCGCGAAGGGCTGGATCTGCCCGAGGTGGCGCTGGTGGCGGTGCTGGATGCGGACAAGGAGGGCTTCCTGCGCAGCGCCACGAGCCTGATGCAGACGGCGGGACGGGCGGCCCGGCACGAGAAGGGGCGGGTTATTTTCTACGCGGACAAGATCACGGACTCGATCCAGCGGACGATGGAGGAGGTCACGCGGCGTCGCGCCAAGCAGCTCGCCTACAACCAGGAGCACGGCATCACACCCCGCAGCGTGAAGCGCGGGGTGCAGGCCAGCCTGCACACTTATGACGGCACGGGCACCGACCTGAACACGGAGGCGGTGGCGGAGTCGGCGGACGACGTGGCGGCGGTGATTGCGGAGCTGGAGGACGACATGCAGGTGGCCGCGAACAAGCTGGAGTTCGAACGCGCCGCCCTGCTGCGCGACCAGATCAACGCGTTGAAGTCAGGGGACTACAAGTCGA